One genomic window of Streptomyces sp. WP-1 includes the following:
- a CDS encoding sugar porter family MFS transporter → MTSTAQAPQSGAGTAHPEHLGHVIFIAAAAAMGGFLFGYDSSVINGAVEAIRDRYDIGSAALAQVIAIALIGCAIGAATAGRIADRIGRIRCMQIAATLFTISAVGSALPFALWDLALWRIVGGFAIGMASVIGPAYIAEVAPPAYRGRLGSFQQAAIVVGIAISQLVNWGLLNAAGGNQRGHLMGLEAWQVMLGVMVVPAALYGLLSFAIPESPRFLLSVGKRERAKEILAEVEGTGTDLDKRVADIEHAMKSEHRSTFKDLLGGGFFFKPIVWVGIGLSVFQQFVGINVAFYYSSTLWQSVGVDPTDSFFYSFTTSIINIVGTVIAMIFVDRIGRKPLALIGSVGMVVGLALEAWAFSYHLVDGKLPATQGWVALIAAHIFVLFFALSWGVVVWVMLGEMFPNRLRAAALGVAAAAQWIANWAITASFPSLADWNLSGTYVIYTVFAALSIPFVLKFVKETKGKSLEEMG, encoded by the coding sequence GTGACCAGCACAGCGCAGGCACCTCAGTCAGGAGCCGGGACGGCTCATCCCGAACATCTCGGGCATGTCATCTTCATCGCCGCGGCAGCGGCCATGGGCGGCTTCCTCTTCGGCTACGACAGTTCTGTCATCAACGGTGCCGTCGAGGCCATTCGCGACCGTTACGACATCGGCTCCGCCGCCCTCGCGCAGGTCATCGCCATCGCCCTGATCGGCTGTGCCATCGGCGCCGCCACCGCGGGCCGGATAGCCGACCGGATCGGCCGTATCCGCTGCATGCAGATCGCGGCCACGCTGTTCACGATCAGCGCCGTCGGCTCCGCGCTGCCCTTCGCGCTGTGGGACCTCGCCCTCTGGCGCATCGTCGGCGGCTTCGCCATCGGCATGGCCTCCGTGATCGGCCCCGCCTACATCGCCGAGGTCGCCCCGCCCGCCTACCGCGGCCGGCTCGGCTCCTTCCAGCAGGCCGCGATCGTCGTCGGCATCGCCATCTCCCAGCTGGTCAACTGGGGCCTGCTGAACGCCGCCGGCGGCAACCAGCGCGGCCACCTCATGGGCCTGGAGGCCTGGCAGGTCATGCTGGGCGTCATGGTGGTCCCGGCCGCCCTGTACGGCCTGCTGTCCTTCGCCATCCCCGAGTCCCCGCGCTTCCTGCTCTCCGTCGGCAAGCGTGAGCGCGCCAAGGAGATCCTGGCCGAGGTCGAGGGCACGGGCACCGACCTGGACAAGCGCGTCGCCGACATCGAGCACGCGATGAAGAGCGAGCACCGCTCCACCTTCAAGGACCTGCTGGGCGGCGGCTTCTTCTTCAAGCCGATCGTCTGGGTGGGCATCGGCCTGTCGGTCTTCCAGCAGTTCGTCGGCATCAACGTCGCGTTCTACTACTCCTCGACGCTGTGGCAGTCGGTCGGTGTCGACCCGACGGACTCGTTCTTCTACTCCTTCACCACGTCCATCATCAACATCGTCGGCACCGTGATCGCGATGATCTTCGTGGACCGGATCGGCCGCAAGCCGCTCGCGCTCATCGGCTCCGTCGGCATGGTCGTCGGCCTGGCGCTGGAGGCGTGGGCGTTCTCGTACCACCTGGTCGACGGCAAGCTGCCCGCCACCCAGGGCTGGGTCGCCCTGATCGCCGCGCACATCTTCGTCCTCTTCTTCGCCCTGTCCTGGGGTGTGGTCGTCTGGGTCATGCTCGGCGAGATGTTCCCGAACCGGCTCCGCGCCGCCGCCCTGGGCGTGGCCGCCGCCGCGCAGTGGATCGCCAACTGGGCGATCACCGCGAGCTTCCCGTCGCTGGCCGACTGGAACCTCTCCGGCACGTACGTCATCTACACGGTGTTCGCCGCCCTCTCCATCCCCTTCGTCCTGAAGTTCGTCAAGGAGACGAAGGGCAAGTCCCTGGAGGAGATGGGCTGA
- the ftsY gene encoding signal recognition particle-docking protein FtsY has protein sequence METIILAVVIAVVVLGALGGLIVGGRRRKSLPPPPPKAPDITAPPAEPHVGEEAETPRDEPRRTIEEVDLPGGPPVAVEEPPVPAVEAPEIEIPEPTAGRLVRLRTRLSRSQNALGKGLLTLLSREHLDDDTWEEIEDTLLTADVGVQPTQELVEGLRERVKVLGTRTPEELRALLREELLKLVGTDVDRTVKTEPADRKPGIVMVVGVNGTGKTTTTGKLARVLVADGRTVVLGAADTFRAAAADQLQTWGERVGAYTVRGPEAGDPASVAFDAVKEGKEMGVDVVLIDTAGRLHTKTGLMDELGKVKRVVEKHAPLDEVLLVLDATTGQNGLVQARVFAEVVDITGIVLTKLDGTAKGGIVVAVQRELGVPVKLIGLGEGADDLAPFEPEAFVDALIGD, from the coding sequence ATGGAAACCATCATCCTTGCTGTAGTCATCGCCGTGGTCGTGCTCGGCGCGCTCGGCGGGCTGATCGTGGGCGGCCGACGCCGGAAGTCGCTGCCCCCGCCGCCCCCGAAGGCGCCCGACATCACCGCGCCCCCGGCCGAGCCGCACGTCGGCGAAGAGGCCGAGACGCCGCGCGACGAACCGCGCCGGACGATCGAGGAGGTGGATCTCCCGGGCGGCCCGCCGGTCGCCGTCGAAGAGCCTCCCGTCCCCGCCGTCGAGGCTCCCGAGATCGAGATCCCGGAGCCCACCGCGGGCCGGCTGGTCCGGCTCCGCACCCGCCTGTCCCGCTCCCAGAACGCCCTCGGCAAGGGCCTGCTCACGCTGCTCTCGCGCGAGCACCTGGACGACGACACCTGGGAGGAGATCGAGGACACCCTGCTCACCGCCGACGTCGGTGTGCAGCCCACCCAGGAACTGGTCGAGGGCCTGCGCGAGCGCGTCAAGGTGCTCGGCACCCGCACCCCCGAGGAGCTGCGCGCCCTGCTGCGCGAGGAGCTGCTCAAGCTGGTCGGCACCGATGTCGACCGCACCGTGAAGACCGAGCCCGCCGACCGCAAGCCCGGCATCGTGATGGTCGTCGGTGTCAACGGCACCGGCAAGACCACCACCACCGGCAAGCTCGCCCGCGTCCTGGTCGCCGACGGCCGCACCGTGGTGCTCGGCGCCGCCGACACCTTCCGTGCCGCCGCCGCCGACCAGCTCCAGACCTGGGGCGAGCGGGTCGGCGCCTACACCGTGCGCGGCCCCGAGGCCGGCGACCCCGCCTCCGTGGCCTTCGACGCGGTGAAGGAGGGCAAGGAGATGGGGGTCGACGTCGTCCTCATCGACACCGCGGGACGGCTGCACACCAAGACCGGTCTCATGGACGAGCTGGGCAAGGTCAAGCGCGTGGTCGAGAAGCACGCCCCGCTGGACGAGGTGCTGCTGGTCCTGGACGCCACCACCGGGCAGAACGGTCTGGTGCAGGCCCGGGTGTTCGCCGAGGTCGTGGACATCACCGGCATCGTGCTGACCAAGCTGGACGGCACCGCCAAGGGCGGCATCGTGGTCGCCGTCCAGCGCGAGCTGGGCGTGCCGGTCAAGCTGATCGGGCTCGGCGAGGGCGCGGACGACCTGGCGCCGTTCGAGCCGGAGGCGTTCGTGGACGCGCTGATCGGAGACTGA
- a CDS encoding CAP domain-containing protein — protein MGRHRRSDAGRAAEGDDPRARAAGSGDPASASTEPIPMGTAPYLNPEAYAAAKAKADAYLFAAGPGNASDAEPGAAGGPASGSGAAEGVGGNPGAGSGAADGPGEGLCTGFSAADGPGGDLRTGAGAGSGSGSGSGSGSGSGEGPGEDPVRGRRRQKQAGRAVSMTLLGMCVAVALGTAAVAAGVVPGFQGYRLGGGTHTTGGDRIRVTGSPGNTADEQGGTSGSAETGGTATGGTGNTSGTGSGSRSGGSASGQGATRSPSPTTPTPSASPTPAQSPSVTASASPSPSKSAPTPSKSAKPGASRTSPAAPAAPRPKPSPTRAKPSPAPTRTAAPRPTAPPVTVSAEAAAETAVLKLVNDERAKAGCTPLSANSALTNLAESFSDDMAARGFFSDTDPDGKSPWDRAAAAGVTGLGAENIARGPADPAAVVKAWMASPEHRANILNCDFHTLGVGVHFGAGGPWWTEEFGS, from the coding sequence ATGGGACGCCACCGACGCTCGGACGCCGGCCGCGCCGCGGAGGGCGACGACCCGCGCGCCCGCGCCGCCGGGAGCGGGGATCCGGCGTCCGCGTCCACGGAACCGATACCGATGGGCACCGCGCCCTATCTGAACCCCGAGGCGTATGCGGCGGCAAAGGCCAAGGCGGACGCGTATCTGTTCGCGGCCGGGCCGGGGAACGCGTCGGACGCGGAGCCGGGTGCGGCGGGCGGTCCGGCGAGCGGTTCCGGTGCGGCCGAGGGGGTCGGCGGGAACCCGGGCGCGGGTTCCGGTGCGGCCGACGGTCCCGGCGAGGGCTTGTGCACGGGTTTCAGCGCGGCCGACGGTCCCGGCGGGGACTTGCGCACGGGTGCCGGTGCTGGTTCCGGTTCCGGTTCCGGTTCCGGTTCCGGTTCCGGTTCCGGCGAGGGTCCGGGTGAGGACCCGGTCCGCGGCCGGCGGCGGCAGAAGCAGGCCGGGCGGGCGGTGAGCATGACGCTGCTCGGGATGTGCGTGGCCGTCGCCCTGGGCACCGCGGCGGTAGCCGCGGGTGTGGTCCCGGGCTTCCAGGGCTACCGCCTCGGCGGCGGCACCCACACCACCGGCGGCGACCGGATCCGGGTGACGGGCTCCCCCGGCAACACGGCCGACGAGCAGGGCGGCACGTCGGGCAGCGCGGAGACCGGCGGCACGGCCACGGGCGGCACGGGCAACACCAGCGGCACCGGCTCCGGCTCCCGCTCCGGTGGGTCGGCGTCCGGTCAGGGCGCCACGCGGTCGCCCTCCCCCACCACCCCGACGCCGTCCGCGTCGCCGACGCCCGCGCAGTCCCCGTCGGTCACCGCCTCCGCCTCGCCGAGCCCGTCGAAGTCCGCGCCGACCCCGTCGAAGTCCGCGAAACCCGGCGCCTCCAGGACCTCCCCGGCCGCACCCGCCGCACCCCGGCCCAAGCCCTCACCCACGAGGGCGAAGCCGAGCCCGGCCCCCACGAGGACCGCGGCGCCCAGGCCGACCGCACCGCCCGTCACCGTCTCCGCCGAAGCCGCCGCGGAGACCGCGGTGCTGAAGCTGGTCAACGACGAGCGGGCCAAGGCGGGCTGCACCCCGCTGTCCGCGAACTCGGCGCTGACGAACCTGGCCGAGTCGTTCAGCGACGACATGGCGGCGCGGGGCTTCTTCTCCGACACCGACCCGGACGGGAAGTCGCCGTGGGACCGGGCGGCGGCGGCCGGTGTCACCGGGCTCGGCGCCGAGAACATCGCGCGCGGCCCGGCGGACCCGGCGGCCGTGGTGAAGGCGTGGATGGCCAGCCCCGAGCACCGCGCCAACATCCTGAACTGCGACTTCCACACCCTCGGCGTCGGTGTGCACTTCGGCGCGGGCGGCCCCTGGTGGACCGAGGAGTTCGGCAGCTGA
- a CDS encoding cytosine permease codes for MSKTVETEGALETRGIEQVPDHERTGRTRELFPTWVGANISVLLLTMGASLVVAYHLNIWQALVVAVAAPAVSYGLVGLIGIAGKRGGAPGMALSRAVFGQRGNLLPGSLIWVARWGWETINAVTGAYAMLSILEIVFGVKANSVLDMVTLLVFVVATFAISGLGINAVQKCNRYATYFFGAFSVLVLVYLAVKTDWSKVMDHSAGSTAAVITGIGMIAAGGVSWIPTAPDFTRYLPRTASSKAIVGTAVGGAGVVVLPMVLMGAVMAVATPDLASAADPVSFLGKILPTWIAVPYLFIALVGMLLINSMSMYSAGFTAQTLGFKVPRHWAVSVNAVISLVFGGVLMLVATSFMGSFIAFLSLLAVAFSAWVGVFGADMFRRTEYDGRAMADTTRTSAYWYKGGFSPAAVAAWAIGLVSGLMFTTSDWFTGPLARNNVIGEYGLGWVATIVISGGLYLVLPKPGIEAPASAEEAARADGSTETVSGPTGEQATAAV; via the coding sequence ATGAGCAAAACCGTCGAGACCGAAGGCGCTCTCGAGACGCGTGGCATCGAGCAGGTCCCGGACCACGAGCGGACCGGCCGGACCCGTGAGCTGTTCCCGACCTGGGTCGGCGCCAACATCAGCGTCCTGCTGCTGACGATGGGCGCGAGCCTCGTCGTGGCGTATCACCTGAACATCTGGCAGGCGCTGGTCGTCGCGGTCGCGGCGCCCGCCGTGTCGTACGGCCTCGTCGGTCTGATCGGCATCGCCGGCAAGCGGGGCGGGGCGCCGGGCATGGCGCTGTCCCGGGCGGTGTTCGGACAGCGGGGCAACCTGCTGCCGGGCTCGCTGATCTGGGTGGCCCGCTGGGGCTGGGAGACGATCAACGCGGTGACCGGCGCCTACGCCATGCTCTCCATCCTGGAGATCGTGTTCGGCGTCAAGGCGAACAGCGTCCTGGACATGGTGACGCTGCTGGTGTTCGTGGTGGCGACCTTCGCGATCTCCGGGCTCGGCATCAACGCCGTCCAGAAGTGCAACAGGTACGCCACCTACTTCTTCGGCGCGTTCTCGGTGCTGGTCCTCGTCTACCTGGCGGTGAAGACGGACTGGTCGAAGGTGATGGACCACAGCGCCGGTTCCACGGCCGCGGTGATCACCGGCATCGGCATGATCGCGGCCGGCGGCGTCAGCTGGATCCCGACGGCCCCGGACTTCACCCGCTATCTGCCGCGCACGGCCTCCTCGAAGGCGATCGTGGGTACGGCGGTCGGCGGCGCCGGTGTGGTCGTGCTGCCGATGGTCCTGATGGGCGCGGTGATGGCGGTCGCGACTCCGGACCTGGCCTCGGCCGCGGACCCGGTGTCCTTCCTGGGCAAGATCCTGCCGACGTGGATCGCGGTGCCCTACCTGTTCATCGCGCTGGTCGGCATGCTGCTGATCAACTCGATGTCGATGTACTCGGCGGGCTTCACCGCGCAGACCCTCGGCTTCAAGGTGCCGCGGCACTGGGCGGTGTCGGTCAACGCGGTGATCTCGCTGGTGTTCGGCGGGGTGCTGATGCTGGTGGCGACCAGCTTCATGGGCTCCTTCATCGCCTTCCTGTCCCTGCTCGCGGTCGCGTTCTCCGCGTGGGTCGGCGTGTTCGGCGCGGACATGTTCCGCCGCACGGAGTACGACGGCCGGGCCATGGCCGACACGACGCGCACCAGCGCCTACTGGTACAAGGGCGGCTTCTCCCCCGCCGCCGTGGCCGCGTGGGCGATCGGCCTGGTCTCGGGCCTGATGTTCACCACCTCGGACTGGTTCACCGGCCCGCTGGCCAGGAACAACGTCATCGGCGAGTACGGCCTCGGCTGGGTCGCCACGATCGTGATCTCGGGCGGGCTGTACCTGGTCCTGCCGAAGCCGGGGATCGAGGCCCCGGCGAGCGCCGAGGAGGCCGCGCGGGCCGACGGATCGACCGAGACCGTCTCCGGTCCGACCGGCGAGCAGGCGACCGCCGCGGTCTGA
- a CDS encoding acylphosphatase — MSEDVRLVAWVRGHVQGVGFRWFTRAKALEIGGLSGFALNLADGRVQVVAEGAREGCEELLDWLQGADTPGRVDGVTEIWDTPRGGYDGFAIR; from the coding sequence ATGAGTGAGGATGTTCGACTGGTCGCCTGGGTGCGTGGACACGTACAGGGCGTGGGATTTCGCTGGTTCACACGTGCCAAGGCGCTGGAGATCGGCGGCCTGAGTGGTTTTGCTCTCAATTTGGCGGACGGCCGGGTCCAGGTCGTCGCCGAGGGCGCGCGCGAGGGCTGCGAGGAACTGCTCGACTGGCTCCAGGGGGCCGACACGCCCGGCCGTGTGGACGGCGTCACCGAGATCTGGGACACACCCCGCGGCGGCTACGACGGCTTCGCGATCCGCTGA
- the smc gene encoding chromosome segregation protein SMC has product MHLKALTLRGFKSFASATTLRFEPGITCVVGPNGSGKSNVVDALSWVMGEQGAKSLRGGKMEDVIFAGTTGRPPLGRAEVSLTIDNSDGALPIEYAEVTITRIMFRNGGSEYQINGDTCRLLDIQELLSDSGIGREMHVIVGQGQLDSVLHADPMGRRAFIEEAAGVLKHRRRKEKALRKLDAMQANLARVQDLTGELRRQLKPLGRQAAVARRAAVIQADLRDARLRLLADDLVRLRRALDAEIADEAALKERREAAEQELKKALHRESLLEDEVRQLTPRLQRAQQTWYELSQLAERVRGTISLADARVRSATSAPPEERRGRDPEDLEREAARVREQEAELTAALEAARHALDDTVAHRAELERELAVEERRLKDVARAIADRREGLARLNGQVGAARSRAAAAQAEIDRLATARDEARDRAVRAQEEYEALKAEVDGLDADDTDLAEQHRAARERLADAEHALTAARRAAATTERRRAATQARHEALALGLRRKDGTGILLDSEAHLTGLLGPAAELLTITPGYEIPLAAAFGAAADALAVTNPASAADAIRLLHKQDGGRASLLITGPEDAPRRGAGNCASDHDAPAPDDGPIPAERYVRAPSDLMPAIRRLLHDTVVVDTLDAAEDLIRSHPHLTAVTAEGDLLAAHFAHGGSAGASSLLEVQASVDEAAAELAELSVRCAELAEEEDAATDRRTEAAALVEELGERRRAADREKSAVAQQLGRLAGEARAAAGEAERSTAAAARAQDALDRAVQEAEELAERLAVAEETPVEEEPDTAVRDRLSADGANARQTEMEARLQVRTHEERVKGLAGRADSLDRAARAEREARARAEQRRARLRHEAAVARAVADGARQLLAHVEVSLVRADQERTAAEAAKARRERELTAARTTGRELKSELDKLTDSVHRGEVLGAEKRLRIEQLETRALEELGVEPAGLETEYGPHQPVPPSPPADGEALPEDPDDPRNQPRPFVRAEQEKRLKAAERAYQQLGKVNPLALEEFAALEERHKFLSEQLEDLRKTRADLLQVVKEVDERVEQVFTEAYRDTAREFEGVFGRLFPGGEGRLVLTDPGNMLTTGVDVEARPPGKKVKRLSLLSGGERSLTAVALLVSIFKARPSPFYVMDEVEAALDDTNLQRLIRIMQELQESSQLIVITHQKRTMEVADALYGVSMQGDGVSKVISQRLR; this is encoded by the coding sequence GTGCACCTCAAGGCCCTGACCCTGCGCGGCTTCAAGTCGTTCGCCTCCGCGACCACCCTCCGGTTCGAACCCGGGATCACCTGCGTCGTCGGACCGAACGGCTCGGGCAAGTCCAATGTGGTGGACGCGCTCAGCTGGGTCATGGGCGAGCAGGGCGCCAAATCGCTGCGCGGCGGCAAGATGGAGGACGTCATCTTCGCCGGCACCACCGGGCGCCCCCCGCTGGGCCGCGCCGAGGTGTCCCTGACCATCGACAACTCCGACGGGGCACTGCCCATCGAGTACGCCGAGGTCACCATCACGCGGATCATGTTCCGCAACGGCGGCAGCGAGTACCAGATCAACGGCGACACCTGCCGCCTCCTCGACATCCAGGAACTGCTCTCCGACTCCGGCATCGGCCGCGAGATGCACGTCATCGTCGGCCAGGGCCAGCTGGACTCCGTGCTGCACGCCGATCCGATGGGCCGTCGCGCCTTCATCGAGGAGGCGGCCGGCGTCCTCAAGCACCGCAGGCGCAAGGAGAAGGCGCTGCGGAAACTGGACGCGATGCAGGCCAACCTCGCCCGCGTCCAGGACCTCACCGGCGAACTGCGCCGCCAGCTCAAGCCGCTCGGCCGCCAGGCGGCGGTGGCGCGCCGGGCCGCCGTCATCCAGGCCGACCTGCGCGACGCCAGGCTGCGGCTGCTCGCCGACGACCTCGTACGACTGCGCCGGGCGCTCGACGCCGAGATCGCCGACGAGGCCGCCCTCAAGGAGCGCAGGGAGGCCGCCGAGCAGGAGCTGAAGAAGGCCCTGCACCGCGAGTCCCTCCTGGAGGACGAGGTACGGCAGCTCACGCCCCGCCTCCAGCGCGCCCAGCAGACCTGGTACGAGCTGTCGCAGCTGGCCGAGCGGGTGCGCGGCACGATCTCGCTGGCCGACGCCCGGGTCAGGAGCGCCACCTCCGCGCCGCCCGAGGAGCGCCGCGGCCGCGACCCCGAGGACCTGGAGCGCGAGGCCGCCCGGGTCCGCGAGCAGGAGGCCGAGCTGACGGCCGCCCTGGAAGCGGCCCGGCACGCCCTGGACGACACGGTCGCCCACCGCGCCGAACTGGAGCGGGAACTGGCCGTCGAGGAACGCCGGCTCAAGGACGTGGCCCGCGCCATCGCCGACCGCCGCGAGGGCCTGGCCCGGCTGAACGGCCAGGTGGGCGCGGCCCGTTCACGTGCCGCCGCCGCCCAGGCCGAGATCGACCGGCTGGCCACCGCCCGCGACGAGGCACGGGACCGCGCGGTGCGCGCCCAGGAGGAGTACGAGGCGCTCAAGGCCGAGGTCGACGGGCTCGACGCGGACGACACCGACCTCGCCGAACAGCACCGGGCGGCCCGGGAACGGCTCGCGGACGCCGAGCACGCCCTGACCGCGGCCCGCCGGGCCGCCGCCACCACCGAACGCCGCCGCGCCGCGACCCAGGCCCGCCACGAGGCACTGGCCCTGGGCCTGCGCCGCAAGGACGGCACCGGCATACTGCTGGACTCCGAGGCCCACCTCACCGGCCTCCTCGGCCCGGCGGCGGAACTGCTGACCATCACCCCGGGCTACGAGATCCCCCTGGCTGCCGCCTTCGGCGCCGCCGCCGACGCCCTCGCCGTGACGAACCCGGCCTCGGCCGCCGACGCCATCCGCCTCCTGCACAAACAGGACGGAGGCAGGGCGTCCCTGCTCATCACCGGCCCCGAAGACGCACCCCGAAGGGGCGCGGGGAACTGCGCGAGCGACCACGACGCACCCGCGCCCGACGACGGACCGATCCCGGCCGAAAGATACGTCCGCGCCCCATCGGATCTGATGCCGGCGATCCGCAGACTCCTCCACGACACCGTCGTGGTCGACACCCTGGACGCCGCCGAAGACCTCATCCGCTCCCACCCCCACCTCACCGCCGTCACCGCCGAGGGCGACCTCCTGGCCGCCCACTTCGCCCACGGCGGCTCCGCCGGCGCCTCCAGCCTGCTGGAGGTGCAGGCCTCCGTGGACGAGGCCGCCGCCGAACTGGCGGAGCTGTCGGTGCGCTGCGCCGAGCTGGCCGAGGAGGAGGACGCGGCGACGGACCGCCGTACCGAGGCCGCCGCCCTCGTGGAGGAGCTGGGCGAACGGCGCCGCGCGGCCGACCGCGAGAAGTCCGCCGTCGCCCAGCAGCTCGGCCGCCTCGCCGGTGAGGCCCGCGCCGCCGCCGGTGAGGCCGAGCGCTCCACCGCCGCCGCCGCGCGGGCGCAGGACGCGCTGGACCGGGCCGTACAGGAGGCCGAGGAACTCGCGGAGCGGCTCGCCGTCGCCGAGGAGACGCCGGTGGAGGAGGAGCCGGACACCGCGGTGCGCGACCGGCTCTCCGCCGACGGCGCCAACGCGCGGCAGACCGAGATGGAGGCCCGTCTCCAGGTCCGTACCCACGAGGAGCGGGTCAAGGGCCTGGCCGGCCGCGCCGACTCCCTCGACCGTGCCGCCCGCGCGGAGCGCGAGGCGCGGGCGCGGGCCGAGCAGCGCCGGGCCCGGCTGCGGCACGAGGCGGCCGTCGCCCGCGCGGTGGCCGACGGCGCCCGGCAGCTGCTGGCGCACGTCGAGGTGTCCCTCGTCCGCGCCGATCAGGAGCGCACCGCGGCCGAGGCCGCCAAGGCCCGGCGCGAGCGGGAACTGACCGCCGCCCGCACCACCGGACGTGAACTGAAGTCGGAACTCGACAAGTTGACGGATTCGGTCCACCGCGGTGAGGTACTCGGCGCCGAGAAGCGGCTGCGGATCGAGCAGCTGGAGACCAGGGCGCTGGAGGAGCTGGGTGTCGAACCGGCGGGGCTGGAGACGGAGTACGGGCCGCACCAGCCCGTGCCGCCCTCGCCCCCCGCCGACGGCGAGGCGCTGCCGGAGGACCCGGACGACCCCCGCAACCAGCCGCGCCCCTTCGTACGGGCCGAGCAGGAGAAGCGGCTGAAGGCGGCCGAGCGGGCGTACCAGCAGCTCGGCAAGGTCAATCCGCTGGCCCTTGAGGAGTTCGCGGCGCTGGAGGAGCGGCACAAGTTCCTCAGCGAGCAGCTGGAGGACCTGAGGAAGACCCGTGCCGATCTGCTCCAGGTGGTGAAGGAGGTCGACGAGCGGGTCGAGCAGGTCTTCACCGAGGCCTACCGGGACACCGCGCGCGAGTTCGAGGGCGTCTTCGGCCGGCTGTTCCCGGGCGGCGAGGGCCGGCTGGTGCTCACCGACCCCGGCAACATGCTCACCACGGGCGTCGATGTCGAGGCGCGGCCGCCGGGCAAGAAGGTCAAGCGGCTGTCCCTGCTCTCGGGCGGCGAGCGGTCGCTCACGGCCGTCGCGCTGCTGGTGTCGATCTTCAAGGCCCGGCCGAGTCCCTTCTATGTGATGGACGAGGTCGAGGCCGCGCTGGACGACACCAACCTCCAGCGGCTGATCCGGATCATGCAGGAGTTGCAGGAGTCCTCGCAGCTGATCGTGATCACGCACCAGAAGCGCACGATGGAGGTGGCCGACGCGTTGTACGGCGTCTCCATGCAGGGTGACGGTGTGTCGAAGGTCATCTCGCAGCGCCTGCGCTGA
- a CDS encoding VOC family protein has translation MNVTSTAVSLTVDDVPSSAAFLARHLGFREAMAADGFASLVRADTPGVILLRRGTEVLPEGFRDQRAAGVILAFTVDDLDAEHERLRNEGAPITLPPREEPWGERLFQITDPNGVVVQLVSWTAPEHA, from the coding sequence ATGAACGTCACCTCCACCGCCGTCTCCCTGACCGTCGACGACGTCCCCTCCTCCGCCGCGTTCCTGGCCCGGCATCTCGGCTTCCGCGAGGCCATGGCGGCCGACGGCTTCGCCTCCCTGGTCCGCGCGGACACGCCCGGTGTGATCCTGCTGCGGCGCGGCACCGAGGTCCTGCCGGAAGGCTTCCGGGACCAGCGCGCCGCAGGGGTGATCCTCGCGTTCACCGTGGACGACCTGGACGCCGAGCACGAGCGGCTGAGGAACGAGGGCGCCCCCATCACCCTGCCGCCGCGCGAGGAACCCTGGGGCGAACGCCTCTTCCAGATCACCGACCCCAACGGCGTCGTCGTCCAGCTCGTCTCCTGGACCGCCCCCGAACACGCGTGA
- a CDS encoding TetR/AcrR family transcriptional regulator, which produces MAKEHGGAGDPAHILELLWREPGAEEVRRGPRQGLSVDAVVRVAVELADSEGLEALTMRGIARRLGVTPMTLYTYVPGKAELLDLMLDSVYLRMPRGTRPDAPWRGRVEAVARENRELYDRHPWVATMSTARPPLGPGLMTKYEHELAAFEGSGLGDVETDAALALVLGLVHSVARAALDAQAAARDSALSDQQWWAANELLLAKVFDPARFPLAARVGRAAGAAHQGMYDPDHAFAFGLRRILDGLGRLGDAD; this is translated from the coding sequence ATGGCCAAGGAACACGGGGGCGCGGGCGACCCGGCGCACATCCTGGAACTGCTGTGGCGCGAGCCCGGAGCCGAGGAGGTCCGGCGCGGCCCCCGGCAGGGCCTGTCGGTCGACGCCGTCGTCCGGGTCGCCGTCGAACTCGCCGACTCCGAGGGGCTGGAGGCCCTGACCATGCGCGGCATCGCCCGCCGGCTGGGGGTCACACCGATGACGCTCTACACCTACGTCCCGGGCAAGGCGGAGCTGCTCGACCTCATGCTGGACTCCGTGTACCTGCGGATGCCGCGCGGCACCCGGCCGGACGCCCCGTGGCGCGGCCGGGTCGAGGCCGTGGCGCGGGAGAACCGCGAACTGTACGACCGCCACCCGTGGGTGGCCACCATGTCCACGGCGCGGCCGCCGCTGGGCCCCGGCCTGATGACCAAGTACGAGCACGAGCTGGCCGCGTTCGAGGGCTCGGGGCTCGGCGACGTGGAGACGGACGCGGCCCTCGCCCTTGTCCTCGGCCTCGTCCACTCCGTCGCCCGCGCGGCCCTCGACGCCCAGGCGGCCGCCCGCGACAGCGCGCTGTCCGACCAGCAGTGGTGGGCCGCCAACGAGCTCCTCCTGGCCAAGGTCTTCGACCCCGCCCGCTTCCCGCTCGCCGCGCGCGTCGGCCGCGCCGCCGGGGCGGCCCACCAGGGCATGTACGACCCCGACCACGCCTTCGCCTTCGGACTGCGGCGGATCCTGGACGGTCTCGGCCGCCTCGGCGACGCGGACTGA